The Brachyspira hampsonii genomic interval CTCCTCTTATAGAGCAAATTCCAAATGTATTTTTTGAACAGTTAAGAGTATATCTAAAAATACCTCCGTTTATAGATGACAGTATTAGAATAAGAGATTTTTCTTCTTCTGTTAAAGTTCAGGGACATGGACTTACAATACAAGATTTGAAATCATCTTTATATATAGGCGGTGAGAAATTTGATGATAATTTATTTTTAGCTTCAATATCAAATAATACAGCACCAAGAAGGGGGGCTATACATTTGCCTTGGCTTAATGTAGATTTGGGCAGCTTCAATACAAGCACTATTAAATATGACATGCGTGTTTTAGCTAGTGATATAAACTTTAAATATCTGCTTGCTCCTGAAAATAGAGAAAAAATTAATGATGAAAAATTATTGGTTAATCTTACAGCAGATATTGCCGGAGTTGGTGTAAGTCCTTTGAATAATATTAAACCTACAACATTTTTTGTAGGTATAAGCAAAATGTCTACAGAGTTTTCTAAATTCTTAATAGAGATGATAAGACCTATTAACCCCGGTATATCTACAGTTGAAAATATAGTACAATTCGGTTATGATCCTAATTCAGTAGAGTTTAGTATATCTGCAAATAAAGTGTTTACTACATTCTATTTCAGAGATCAAAACTTAGATAAGCCTAATCAGCAGAAGCAGCAGCTTATAGCATTTGAAGGCGATAAATTCGGACTTGAGCCTATGCCTTTCTCTGATGTTATTTCATATTTAGAGGGCGGTAATTAATAATATATAAAATAGAGAGGAGATATTCGTTTTATGAAATTGTATAATATGATATTTGTTTTACTTATTGCGGTATTTATTGCAAGCTGTTCAAAACTTATAGTTGTACAGGAGCCTGAGATGAGAGTGCTTGGAGGAAAAACTTTAATAGAAGCTCAAGTTTTAGGAAGATACAGACAGATAGATGAAAGTGCATATCAAATATCTACTCTTTCTAGTGATGAAGATTTAAATCTTATAATGGTAAGTACAAATGTTTCTGATGAATTAGCTCAGGGATATAAAGAAGCTTTAATAAGAAGCATGTTTAATCAAGATGAAATAAATTTATATAAAACTAATTATTATATAGGTGAAAATAACGGCGGATATTTATCATATATAGCATTCGATGTTTCCAAACCAAAAACTGAATACAGTGAAGAGAGAATAAAATATATAAAAGAAATAATGGAAAAAGAAAATACTGACAGAAGAACTATAGCAGAATATTTAATATTATCAGATCCTAAATTAAGTATGGCTAATATAAAAGAAGTTGAAACTGCTTTGTATAGAAGAAATGTACAGAAACTTATAGATAATTCATATTATCAGCTTCCAGACAGCAGCTGGACTGTTTACAGCAATGAGAATACTAATAGCTAAATAGTTTTTTAATATAATAAAATTTTAATATAATAAAAAAGAGCAAGTATGAAAATAATACCTGCTCTTTTTTATTTTATATTGTTTTTATTTACTTTTTATTTTTTTCTGATTCTATATAAGAAGCAAAGTTATTCAATATAGATTTTATATTTTTATACATTTTAGCATCTTCCTGATATTTCAAAGTTTCTTTTGTTTTAGCATCTATTTCTTTTAGATTTGCTAAATAATTATTAAAATATTCATCTATAGTTTTATTATATTTAGATACCACATTCTCTTCTTCATAAGCTTTAATAACTTTTTTAGAAAGTGTTTTTTTCCAATTTCCTGAGAAAGACATAAAACCTGATAATATAAATACAACACTAGGAAGAAATGATAAAGATATACCTATAATATTTATTATTTTCATTGAACTGTTTTTCAATAAGTCAAATGAGGGTAAAATGCCTATGGAAGTATTTATTAAATTTGTTTTTATTTTGTTTGGCTCTTTGCTGTTAAAATCTTCTTTTATAAGAGCAATCATATTGTATAATTGTGTATCAAGATTTAAGTTTATACTATTGCATAATACTTTTATATCATCTTTTTTTCTATAAACATTATTATCATCAATAGATTGAATTATGCTGTCTATATTGAGTGTATTTTTATATATTTCATTAAATGATTCTTTAACAGATATTTTTATTTTATTTAAATTAACTTCTAATTTGTCATTTTCTTGGAAACTATTTTTGTTGTCTATTATTTCTGTAATGAAATTAATATTTGTTAATATTTTATTATAGTAAGCATATTTTATATTTTCAGCAAAGTCATCTTTAATCTGCTTAACTAAATTATTGTTATTAATTGAAAATGGGAAAAATCTTTTTCTTAGTAAAGAATAATCTATTTTCTTTATATTATTAGAAGATTCTATGAAGTTTTTCAATACTTGAAATTTTTTATCAATAACACTGTCTAATTCATTTTCATCAAATATATTAGCTTTGGAGAATATTATAGATATATTGCTGAAATCATCTATAAAATTTGCTAAGGCATTTATATTTGTGATATCTTCCTGAGAAAATGCATTTATATCACATAAATAAATAAACATATTTTGATTATTGTATATTCTAGTATTAAGAAGATTTTCCTTGTACTCAATAATTCTAAATAGTTTGGAATCATCATTTAAATAATATTCATCATTATTCGTTTCTTCAGAATAAGGATTCGTATCAATATTTTTATCAAATATTGCATTTATAAATGAAGTTTTTCCGGAACTGTATCTTCCATAAACAACAATATCAAAAGTTTCACTGATTTTATTATAAATATCAGAAGTCAATTCAGATATTTTTTCATTATTCTTTTTATCCGCCGCACTTATTTCTTCATTAAGTTTATCTATGATGACTTGTATATTAATAAGATTCTCATAAAGATATGGATTTTCACTTTCAAAAGAATTCTTTTTATATTTTGTAAGTTCATCAATAGTAAGTCCGGTATTTTCTGCAAGCTTATCCAAAAGGTCAAGAGTTATATTATTTGCATTTCTTTCTAGTCTTGAAATATAATCCTGACGCACACCTAACATTTTAGCGAATTGGCTTTGTGTTAGCTTCAAAATTTTTTCTCTAATATCTTTTA includes:
- a CDS encoding helix-turn-helix domain-containing protein, producing MIDFNLKDIREKILKLTQSQFAKMLGVRQDYISRLERNANNITLDLLDKLAENTGLTIDELTKYKKNSFESENPYLYENLINIQVIIDKLNEEISAADKKNNEKISELTSDIYNKISETFDIVVYGRYSSGKTSFINAIFDKNIDTNPYSEETNNDEYYLNDDSKLFRIIEYKENLLNTRIYNNQNMFIYLCDINAFSQEDITNINALANFIDDFSNISIIFSKANIFDENELDSVIDKKFQVLKNFIESSNNIKKIDYSLLRKRFFPFSINNNNLVKQIKDDFAENIKYAYYNKILTNINFITEIIDNKNSFQENDKLEVNLNKIKISVKESFNEIYKNTLNIDSIIQSIDDNNVYRKKDDIKVLCNSINLNLDTQLYNMIALIKEDFNSKEPNKIKTNLINTSIGILPSFDLLKNSSMKIINIIGISLSFLPSVVFILSGFMSFSGNWKKTLSKKVIKAYEEENVVSKYNKTIDEYFNNYLANLKEIDAKTKETLKYQEDAKMYKNIKSILNNFASYIESEKNKK
- a CDS encoding DUF1318 domain-containing protein codes for the protein MKLYNMIFVLLIAVFIASCSKLIVVQEPEMRVLGGKTLIEAQVLGRYRQIDESAYQISTLSSDEDLNLIMVSTNVSDELAQGYKEALIRSMFNQDEINLYKTNYYIGENNGGYLSYIAFDVSKPKTEYSEERIKYIKEIMEKENTDRRTIAEYLILSDPKLSMANIKEVETALYRRNVQKLIDNSYYQLPDSSWTVYSNENTNS